The sequence below is a genomic window from Chaetodon auriga isolate fChaAug3 chromosome 8, fChaAug3.hap1, whole genome shotgun sequence.
ATGTACTTTCAAGTATTTTCTTCTATTTATTTACTTCTTCACTTCGACTCAGGggggaaatgtacttttttacTCCATTGCATACATTTGACAGCTACATTTACTAGTTGTTTTTGAGATTTTATTGTCACAAACATATAATAAGCTTGTGTGTCTAGTTGGGGACCCTTGTCATGTTTCAGGAAACATATTTCTCCTCTAAACGTCTGAGATCGAGAAAAGactggagaaaagaaaatgtgtgtagtACGACTTAAGGATGTGAAAATTTTCCCAGTGATGCATATTGGTTAATCTtggttttatttcagctttttcagatttatttctGGTGCTCACAGCCATTCATGTAACAGTATTTTAAATATACATGTTGTATACATGTATATTTACATGtgtacagaaaaacacatgcaagcacacacatgaGCTCACAGTTGACACAATCAACAAGATGATATCTAAATCCCCTTTATTCTTACATCCAGATatacaccatcatcatcatcatcatcatcatcatcatcatcatcatcatggttgTCAATagcatcatcagcatcaaaATCATAATCATCATCTTCAACACCACACTCAATATTATCATCTTGACAGCATTATTAgctattttttttgttcaaaagctaaagctgtgataaataaaaaataaaacatttggtCCTTTAATATATAGTCTAGGCAACATGGTATCAGGGGTTAAGACAGAACTGCCTTGTTGCTACCcacacaaaacatcaaacatcacaGGGAATGGCGCTGAAACAGTGTCGCAGGGCGACAGGAGGCTGATGGCAGCAAAGAGCAAAGTGTCGGGCAAACCGAGAGAAATGGAGGGAGTCTGTGAGCCTCAGAGAAACAGTTAGCGACCAGAGCTATGAAATCAGATGAAAGGCAGTGAGACAGACAAGAGATGAAAGACTAAGGTGTGAAGAAGCATACAACAGACCCACAGAGAGGCACGTATTTACAGTACAGGGAGCCGGGTGAAACAAAATCAAGTGAGCCACAGTGTACAGCAGAGGAGTATTGTGCgtcacacaaaaaacacaatttacagAACTCGTCAGAGTGAACATGTATGTTTAAAAGTTTTGTCTCTGTTCAAaaaccaaacaccaaacaccTGGGACAACAAAACTACCAGTGGACTGCTCCTAATTATTCAAATTCATATGAGTATCGACCTTACAGTGATTTTTAAACGCTATATCTTTataagtattattattattctgatGAGAAAATATTACACTTTGGTGCAGAATGGGAAGCAAGAGGGAGTTGGAGCTGGAAACCAGGAAATATCTGCTCTATTGCCTGCGTCTGAAACTGACATCACAAAAGACTTTCTTCCCGACAGCAGAAAAAGTattgttttctcacatttatTGTATTGTCAAGGTCAGTTCCTGTCACATTAAGAGAGTCTCAAATGCTTCACATGTATTGCTGTTTCCATTGTCAAGAAAATGGAGACTTTTCACatatatgtctttttttttcctgatgctCATCTATTGCTTCCATCCCATTTTACTGTTTCCACTTCAGCTCCCCTGCTTGCTCCAACAATCACTAACACagatatgtatgtatacatttGGATGTTTTTTAGACTCTACCATTGTCTGCACCAACCACTCAATGGACCCATACAGTCTTTCTCCTGACCAGTGGCTTGGTTGAGAGTCACATGAACACCTGATGTTCTAAGACAATCACATCCTAGAGTGAATGCAAAAGAGATGTACCTGTCAACATGAGGTCATTGGGCATCTGGTGCCAACACAATTATGTGCATCCATGGCTCTggtcatcagcagcagccacaagCCCAATATCCTTTgagattttctgtcttctttcttaCATGTTGGCAGGCAGTTTGTGTCTTAGTCCCTCTGAGTCTTTTCTGGCAAGTGGCAGTTGAGGGTCCTTTTTACCACCTTTAGGGGAGGCGGTGTTGGCAGGGGCAGCTGCATGTGCTGACTGGGCAGGTGTAGTGGTGGATGCCTGAGAGGTCTGGGCAGTGGTAGAGGGTGTATTGAGGTTTGAGGGATGGGTGGTAGTTGTGGTGGTTGGCATTTGTTTTGGGGGGTGAACAGAGGCAGACTGGACGCTAGGAGAGGTGGTAGTAAGAGAGGAGGGGCTAGTGGAGCTCGGGTTTGGGCATAAGGTTGCTGAGGATGGGGTTATCGCTGGGGTTGGTTTGGTGGAATGACCAGAGCCTGATGTGGGGCTTGGAGTAACAACAGGAGGGGCCTGTTTTACAGggtgaactgagaaggttacTTTAGTTGGAGAGCTAGTGCTAACTGGTGTTGAGGAAGGAGATGCAGTTTGAGTTGGGGTTAGAGGTGAGGTCTGTTTTGGGACCTGGCTCGAGATGGGGCCTCGggctgagcaggagacagaagGCTGGAGACAAGGGGTTGGACTCTGGGATTTACTTTGGGAGGGTCCAGATGTAATAGGGACAGGAGAGGGGGAAGGCAAAGGGGTAAGGGTCTGGGTAGGAGTAACAACAGGTGTGAGTGTAGGAGTTTGGGAGGGGGTAGAAGTGCGGGTGCGTGTAGTCTGAGTGGGAGTCGGTATTGGAGAAGGGATTGGGGTTGGAGCTGGGCTGGCACCAGACAACGGAGAAGCAGAAGGAGGTGTGTTGGATACCTTGGTGCGGGGGCTCTGGGGACGCGGTGGACAAGAGGTTACCAAGGAGGatgggggagaagaggaggtaAGAGATGACTTGGGCCCATAAGTTTGAGGTAGTGGAACAGGGGTAGAAACAGAAGATGGAGGTGgcgtggaggagggagagggagaggaagagcggGGAGAGGGAGTTGGGATTGGTTTGGGACGAGGAGTTGATGTGAGCGGCAGCGGGTGTGTTCCTGCTGAAGGAGGGgtggagcagggaggaggagaggaagagcgagaggaggtCATTGGGATTGGCTTAGGACGAGGAGGCTGGGAGAGTATAGATGTAGGAGATGAGGGGGTGGGTGCAGGTGAAGGGGTGGCAGAGGAGAGCGGGGTCTGCTTTGGCGGGGAGGAAGAtggaaaagcagctgcagaaggCATGTGTGCAGCAGTAGATGTGGGTACAGAGGCTGATTGAGGGGcagattgtgtgtatgtggctgcaggctgcacaggGACTGtggtttgtgcttgtgtttgtgcactaAACGGTATATTTGTCACCGGCTGCATTAGAGTGTTAGAGGTCAGCATGCCCGCACTGCCTCCCCTGGCTAACTGCCCTGCCAGGAAAGGAGTTGCCAACAAATTACCACCAGAGGCCTTTcggtggagaggagggtgaggctGCACTCCAGCCCAGGAGCGGTGAGGCAGGGTGGGCTGCGAGGCCGACAGCAGCCTGGCCTCCTGGGTGAGTCTGCCCAATGCTGGCAGACCCTGAGAACTGGTTCCTCCATGACGTAAGAGAGCTTCTTTTGCTCCCTGCTGGCCTGTCACAGAGGTGTTGCCATCTGGCGGGGCACTAGAAGCAGCAGGGGGATTGGTGGTTGGTACCTTGTGGAGGGGTGGAGTTGGTGGCCCTCCACCTGTTGGGGTTCCAAGAGATCCAGCAATCACTGAGGGATGATCAGCCTGGAGACGGAGGCTGTAATGAAGAGTCCTTCCTTGTTGAACAGAAGTTGGGACAGAGGAGGCTGGTGTGGGAGTTTTAGCAATAGGGGGCGATGTCACCCCACCAAGAGGGCCCATGGTCGAGGGGGAGGCAGGAAATCCACCCCTGGGAGACAAACCACCCATCCCTCCCATCGCCATCATCCCAATGAGAGAGCTCACAGAGGGGCGGAGGGGCTGTAGCAcaggagggcgaggaggagacagagggaaagaggaggagggggagggagagacaagaggagaaggaaggaagaaagcaCCTCCAagtgcatgctgctgctgcaactgctggagctgctgctgctgttgctgctgctggtgcatgAGGGCGATGGCTACATTACTGGTGGCAGCTGCAGTCTGCAGGGGGGCGTGAACCAGCGGAGCCCAGATGACTGGGCGTGGCCGAGGAGACACTGTGCCACTTCCTCCCATGACTCCGCCTCTTCCTGCAGCAGCGGCTGCAATGGCATCCTGCATGGCCGGCATGCTGTCGTGTTTGACAATCTGCTGCACCAGCATGCTGTCACAGGAACCCAGGCTGCCTGCTGCCAGGCCTCCTCCGGCTCCTGGACCCCCTCCACCCCGGCCTCCACCACGACCCATACTTCCCCCCAGAGAACCACCCTGGGATGACTTCCGCAGGAGCATGGAGTTTTTCCTGCCTGGAGAGGATAAAGAGGAGAGCAAATATAACAATGTTTACTTGTGAAAGGCAATGTTGTCTActgaacacagaaaagacaTCTGAGATTATAGCCTCAAGGTTTTTCTGTTCTTCACTGAGGACACTGCATATCCTTTATTAGCTTTTACTTCTTTCAGCCTGTTTTCGAAGATGAGTTTTAACCTTCCAGCTGAGGACAAAGAGCCTATGACATTTAGCAGAATTAGATGCTTAACTGCAAATGTTTTGCAAGGTCGTTGTAGAATTAACAGCCAAATGGAACACAGCAAGATGGTGAGAGAAGTGTATGAGCCAAACAATCATCCACAGTTTACCGATACGATCCAATCGGTCAACAGCGACAGTTTCAAAGGCACGCCGCATCATTGGGTGTTCCTCCAGCACCTCGTTAAAGCTGTCCACACTAAGAGAGTACAGACGGCAATATGTATCTGCACGGACGCTGGCTGTCCTCCGTCCACGGGTCAACAAACAGATCTCTGCATGTGGGAAGAGAGACAAcagaaggaagagaaaagtggaaaagagAATAGGCAGTGAGATAAATTAACCCTGCAGTATGTACATGCACGAGCATGAATCACCATCACCTGTATCTTCTATACCTTTCTATGCAACTTGAATGATGCAGACAACTCTGCATGTTCTCACCTCCAAAGTAAGACCCATCGCTCAGCTTGGTTTCCTTGTTGCCACGGGTCAGCACACTGACTCGTCCGTGCTGGATGAAGTACATCTTTCGTCCAACTGTGCCCTCGCGGATGATGAAGTCTGAAGGCTGAAACACTTCAAAGCGGAGCTTGGTCAGCACGGCCGTCACAAAGTTGGGATCAGCATTGGCGAACAGCGGCATGTTAGCCACCAGGCTGCGGCAGTTAAAGCTGACGATCTCCTAGACAATCGGatgagataaagagagaaggGAAGGAAGACAGACTTGCTGGAGGACAGAACATTTGTGGTTTGTCAGTATAGGTGTTTGTGAATGTATTACCTCTTTAAGTGGCTCGCTGAGTTCTCCCAGGATGTTCTCCTCATCAAACATTTTCCCCTGGAAGCGGTGCTCATAGTACTCATGGATCTTTTGCCGAACATCTGCTGGAAGTTTATGGAATGACATGTACTGCTCCACCTGCTTGTACTGCAAtaacatagaaacacacacatgcacaggtcaGGGACCTGCAAACTAACGTGTGGCACATTCACTTTAAAAGAAATATTTAGCAGTAcactggttcccaaccttttaGACACGTGTCTATGGCCACATGCAAAATCACtccctcattcactcattcacaactccacatacagtataatagaCACTCAATGGTGACTAGCATATTAAGAGTTTAGACACTTATTGTATATATCATAACCATTTTAAGTTATCACTGACAGGTGTTGTAACAGTGTACATGCCACATGTACTTTTTCTTTCTATTATGGGAAACTACTGTTACAGTGCATATATTAAGACACTCAAATAAAATTGCAGACAGTAAGTGCACTATATACATTAGTAAACAGGAGTGTTTTTGAACACagcctatac
It includes:
- the LOC143324874 gene encoding uncharacterized protein LOC143324874 — its product is MDGVAGGVGTPSSAGGSGGDSLSRRNGGDSKRRSKGSLTSPGYRLSQASLEGERGSFGADSTSLGGRGRRLSIMSSSTRDGLPFRTAGTPTTPVPLPPPPPSSSATAHPPPRSVGFASSRAALASTSSTGTGVMVVATGLETTTTTTCNTTAAGTPEMVGQFGLGGFGMGLDGEDYSTSNQSTFIQRQFGAMLQPGVNKFSLRMFGSHKAVALEQERLKSAGAWIIHPYSDFRFYWDLLMLMLMMGNLIILPVGITFFRDENTPSWIIFNVVSDTLFMVDLVLNFRTGIIKEDNTEILLDPRAIRQNYLKSWFLVDFVSSIPVDYIFLMVDSLDSEVYRTARALRIVRFTKILSLLRLLRLSRLIRYIHQWEEIFHMTYDLASAMVRIVNLIGMMLLLCHWDGCLQFLVPMLQDFPPDCWVSKNLMVNDTWGVQYSYALFKAMSHMLCIGYGAQAPEGMTDVWLTMLSMIVGATCYAMFIGHATALIQSLDSSRRQYQEKYKQVEQYMSFHKLPADVRQKIHEYYEHRFQGKMFDEENILGELSEPLKEEIVSFNCRSLVANMPLFANADPNFVTAVLTKLRFEVFQPSDFIIREGTVGRKMYFIQHGRVSVLTRGNKETKLSDGSYFGEICLLTRGRRTASVRADTYCRLYSLSVDSFNEVLEEHPMMRRAFETVAVDRLDRIGRKNSMLLRKSSQGGSLGGSMGRGGGRGGGGPGAGGGLAAGSLGSCDSMLVQQIVKHDSMPAMQDAIAAAAAGRGGVMGGSGTVSPRPRPVIWAPLVHAPLQTAAATSNVAIALMHQQQQQQQQLQQLQQQHALGGAFFLPSPLVSPSPSSSFPLSPPRPPVLQPLRPSVSSLIGMMAMGGMGGLSPRGGFPASPSTMGPLGGVTSPPIAKTPTPASSVPTSVQQGRTLHYSLRLQADHPSVIAGSLGTPTGGGPPTPPLHKVPTTNPPAASSAPPDGNTSVTGQQGAKEALLRHGGTSSQGLPALGRLTQEARLLSASQPTLPHRSWAGVQPHPPLHRKASGGNLLATPFLAGQLARGGSAGMLTSNTLMQPVTNIPFSAQTQAQTTVPVQPAATYTQSAPQSASVPTSTAAHMPSAAAFPSSSPPKQTPLSSATPSPAPTPSSPTSILSQPPRPKPIPMTSSRSSSPPPCSTPPSAGTHPLPLTSTPRPKPIPTPSPRSSSPSPSSTPPPSSVSTPVPLPQTYGPKSSLTSSSPPSSLVTSCPPRPQSPRTKVSNTPPSASPLSGASPAPTPIPSPIPTPTQTTRTRTSTPSQTPTLTPVVTPTQTLTPLPSPSPVPITSGPSQSKSQSPTPCLQPSVSCSARGPISSQVPKQTSPLTPTQTASPSSTPVSTSSPTKVTFSVHPVKQAPPVVTPSPTSGSGHSTKPTPAITPSSATLCPNPSSTSPSSLTTTSPSVQSASVHPPKQMPTTTTTTHPSNLNTPSTTAQTSQASTTTPAQSAHAAAPANTASPKGGKKDPQLPLARKDSEGLRHKLPANM